From the genome of Maridesulfovibrio ferrireducens, one region includes:
- a CDS encoding RHS repeat domain-containing protein, with protein MCRGCFFGDQVVSIFMVADERGNEVKRIIYDSFGNLLFDSNEKFDTCVGFSAGLTEKDTGLVHFGYREYDPAIGRFITPDPIGFAGGDVDV; from the coding sequence ATGTGTCGGGGCTGTTTTTTTGGCGATCAAGTCGTTTCAATTTTCATGGTTGCGGATGAAAGGGGTAATGAGGTAAAGCGGATTATATATGATTCGTTTGGTAATTTATTATTCGATAGTAATGAAAAATTTGATACTTGCGTGGGTTTTTCAGCAGGATTGACGGAGAAAGATACTGGCTTGGTTCACTTTGGATATCGTGAATATGATCCCGCTATCGGCAGATTCATAACCCCCGACCCGATTGGCTTTGCTGGCGGGGATGTGGATGTATAA
- a CDS encoding 3D domain-containing protein produces MSKFKLLLLVAVAFLFVSGCSDGKKVTMKVAATAYTSHVAQTSSTPFIGAWGDELKPGMKAIAVSRDLIKKGLVRGTAVKIEGLEGKYLVKDKMNKRWTDKIDIYMGLDTKAAKDWGKREVTIEWENIKS; encoded by the coding sequence ATGTCCAAGTTTAAATTGTTGCTATTAGTTGCTGTAGCTTTTTTGTTTGTATCCGGTTGTTCCGATGGTAAAAAAGTAACTATGAAAGTTGCTGCAACCGCATATACTTCACATGTTGCGCAAACTTCTTCTACTCCTTTTATCGGTGCGTGGGGCGATGAACTGAAACCGGGTATGAAGGCTATTGCAGTTTCAAGGGATTTGATTAAAAAAGGATTGGTTCGCGGAACGGCTGTTAAAATTGAAGGTCTCGAAGGCAAGTATTTAGTTAAAGATAAAATGAATAAGCGCTGGACTGATAAGATAGATATATACATGGGACTTGATACCAAAGCCGCGAAGGATTGGGGCAAAAGGGAAGTTACTATTGAATGGGAAAACATCAAAAGTTAA
- a CDS encoding energy-coupling factor ABC transporter ATP-binding protein, translating to MSYQIFSLRDINFVYPGGNEVLKGVNFDLHSGEKVALTGHNGSGKTTMLHIIMGLLKPTSGQVLFKDREMKSEKNFRELRKGVGLLFQQADDQLFCPTVIEDVAFGPLNLGKSPDEAREIAKYVLCLLGLSGYEERVAYRLSGGEKKLVSLATVLAMQPEALVLDEPTNDLDPSMRDRLADILCSLDVAMLVVSHDLNFLKKVTSLEYSCHDGAVLKEASVFSKDKSYMKCKV from the coding sequence GTGAGTTATCAGATTTTTTCTTTGCGTGACATAAATTTTGTCTACCCTGGCGGGAACGAAGTTTTAAAGGGCGTAAATTTTGATTTGCACAGCGGCGAAAAAGTTGCGCTTACCGGACATAACGGAAGCGGTAAAACAACTATGCTTCATATTATTATGGGGCTGTTGAAGCCTACATCGGGGCAGGTTCTTTTTAAAGATCGCGAAATGAAAAGCGAGAAAAATTTCAGAGAACTGCGCAAAGGTGTGGGGCTTCTTTTTCAGCAGGCGGATGATCAGCTTTTTTGTCCTACAGTTATTGAAGACGTTGCATTCGGTCCCTTAAATTTGGGTAAAAGTCCGGACGAAGCGCGCGAAATTGCAAAATATGTGCTTTGCCTGCTTGGTCTTTCGGGGTATGAAGAAAGAGTAGCTTATCGTTTGTCCGGCGGTGAAAAGAAACTGGTATCGCTTGCGACGGTTCTTGCCATGCAGCCTGAAGCTTTGGTGCTCGATGAACCGACAAATGATCTTGATCCTTCGATGCGGGACAGGCTTGCTGATATATTATGTTCGCTGGATGTTGCTATGCTAGTTGTTTCGCATGATCTTAATTTTTTGAAGAAAGTTACCAGTCTGGAATATTCTTGTCATGATGGTGCCGTACTTAAGGAAGCATCGGTATTCAGCAAAGATAAGAGTTATATGAAGTGCAAGGTGTAG
- a CDS encoding Tex family protein, whose product MTTANISRIASELNLPVKNVQAAASLLEEGATIPFISRYRKEATGSMDEVAVEAVSDLLGKLNELDKRRETVLNSIEEQGKLTDELRSKINAAKSMRQLEDLYMPYKPKRKTKGQAAIEKGLEPLAVKVFAQKCDPEKEAESYISAEKGVESIEDALAGARDIIAERIAENMGLRQSIRSLFESKATLESHATKIALAAESADKASKFRDWFNWHEPARKAAGHRILAMLRGERDKFLKVSFRPPEEEGFDTLSRNIVKSTSAASKQVEKAAVDSYKRLLAPQMETELRSNLLEKAETEAIKVFASNLKEILIAPPLGSKNILALDPGFRTGAKLVCLDAQGGLKHNDTIYPVTSEGKKKEAGEKVVALVKKYSIEAIAIGNGTAGRETEQFIKGLDLPESLPIIMVNESGASVYSASPIAREEFPDYDITVRGAVSIGRRLMDPLAELVKIDPKSIGVGQYQHDVDQKKLAESLTRVVESSVNMVGVELNTASAKLLESVSGLGATIAANIIKWRNENGPFASRKALMKVPRLGPKAYEQCAGFLRIRNAENPLDETAVHPERYKTVALMAKDLDASVSDLITSPELRKQINLEKYISDDLGLPTLEDILKELEKPGRDPRKQFELVQFDDDVKEVQDLKEGMMLNGIITNVTNFGAFVDVGVHQDGLVHISRLTDDFVRNPSDVVYPGQAVLVKVMEVDLARKRIALSMKESDR is encoded by the coding sequence ATGACCACTGCTAATATATCTCGCATCGCTTCCGAACTGAATCTACCTGTTAAAAATGTACAAGCGGCTGCCTCTCTTCTCGAGGAAGGCGCTACTATCCCATTCATCTCCCGCTACCGTAAAGAGGCTACGGGCAGTATGGATGAAGTCGCAGTTGAGGCTGTCAGCGATCTTCTAGGTAAGCTTAATGAACTTGATAAAAGACGTGAAACCGTTCTTAATTCGATTGAAGAGCAAGGAAAGCTTACTGACGAGTTACGCAGTAAAATTAATGCAGCCAAGAGTATGCGGCAATTAGAAGATTTGTATATGCCTTACAAGCCCAAGCGTAAAACAAAAGGGCAGGCTGCTATTGAAAAAGGTCTTGAACCTCTCGCTGTTAAAGTTTTTGCGCAAAAATGTGATCCCGAAAAAGAAGCGGAAAGCTACATATCCGCCGAGAAAGGGGTTGAAAGCATTGAAGACGCATTAGCCGGAGCACGGGACATAATAGCTGAACGAATAGCCGAAAATATGGGATTGCGACAATCTATACGTTCTCTTTTTGAAAGCAAGGCTACACTTGAATCCCACGCTACGAAGATAGCACTTGCGGCTGAATCAGCAGATAAAGCTTCCAAATTCAGAGACTGGTTTAACTGGCACGAACCTGCACGAAAGGCGGCTGGACACAGAATCCTTGCCATGCTTCGCGGTGAAAGAGACAAATTTTTAAAAGTATCCTTCCGTCCCCCCGAAGAAGAAGGGTTTGATACCCTTAGCCGCAATATTGTAAAGTCTACTTCTGCTGCATCAAAACAGGTGGAAAAAGCCGCTGTCGACAGCTATAAACGATTGCTTGCTCCGCAGATGGAGACAGAGCTTCGTTCCAATCTTCTGGAAAAAGCTGAAACCGAGGCCATCAAAGTTTTTGCCTCAAATCTTAAAGAAATATTGATCGCCCCTCCGCTCGGCAGTAAAAATATTCTTGCTCTCGATCCCGGATTCAGAACAGGCGCAAAGCTTGTCTGTCTGGATGCACAGGGCGGTCTTAAGCACAACGATACAATCTACCCCGTGACTTCAGAAGGCAAAAAGAAAGAGGCGGGTGAAAAAGTTGTAGCTCTTGTTAAAAAATATTCCATCGAAGCAATCGCCATAGGCAACGGCACAGCAGGACGCGAAACTGAGCAATTCATCAAAGGGCTGGATCTACCTGAATCTCTACCGATCATAATGGTTAACGAATCCGGTGCATCCGTATATTCAGCCTCGCCCATAGCGCGTGAAGAATTTCCTGATTATGATATCACAGTGCGCGGCGCGGTATCCATCGGACGCAGACTTATGGACCCGCTGGCTGAACTGGTTAAAATTGATCCTAAATCCATCGGGGTCGGACAGTATCAGCATGATGTTGATCAGAAAAAGCTGGCTGAAAGTCTCACCAGAGTTGTTGAATCCAGCGTAAATATGGTCGGGGTTGAATTAAACACTGCCAGCGCCAAACTTCTGGAATCAGTTTCCGGACTCGGCGCAACCATTGCCGCGAATATTATCAAATGGAGAAACGAGAACGGACCTTTTGCTTCCCGCAAGGCTCTTATGAAAGTCCCGAGACTCGGACCTAAGGCTTATGAACAATGCGCCGGATTCCTGCGCATCAGAAATGCTGAAAACCCACTTGATGAAACCGCCGTTCACCCTGAACGATATAAGACTGTCGCGCTTATGGCTAAAGATCTTGATGCCAGCGTATCCGACCTTATAACATCACCGGAACTCAGAAAACAGATCAATCTTGAAAAATATATCTCGGACGATCTGGGACTGCCAACTCTCGAAGACATTCTGAAAGAACTTGAAAAACCGGGCCGCGATCCACGCAAGCAATTCGAACTTGTCCAGTTTGATGATGACGTAAAAGAAGTTCAAGATCTCAAAGAAGGCATGATGCTGAATGGCATTATTACTAATGTAACAAACTTCGGAGCTTTTGTTGATGTGGGAGTACATCAGGATGGACTAGTGCATATCAGCAGATTAACCGATGACTTCGTGCGCAACCCTTCCGATGTAGTCTACCCCGGTCAGGCCGTTCTGGTTAAAGTCATGGAAGTAGATCTCGCACGTAAAAGAATAGCCCTGTCCATGAAAGAATCAGACAGATAA
- a CDS encoding shikimate kinase, protein MTTPNEMIDIEYQIGEPKREKVLFSGKDKDIVIGGRESGNVFIFSLNDDLRKSIAADIAKKLGREVVIIKRNDGNPAIIEAAAKDNQIVSLPRGAALSEKNRNLLKDNGKVLYIMSDFLTLLNASDRSEDAREQISLMLNRFEPSFMNAAHHIVRSDQSYEEILQDALVKIVL, encoded by the coding sequence ATGACAACACCAAATGAAATGATCGATATTGAATACCAAATAGGTGAGCCTAAAAGGGAAAAAGTTCTTTTTTCCGGAAAGGATAAAGACATAGTTATAGGCGGTCGAGAATCTGGAAACGTTTTCATTTTTTCGCTGAATGATGACCTGAGAAAATCCATAGCGGCGGATATTGCTAAAAAACTGGGCAGAGAAGTTGTTATCATTAAAAGAAATGACGGGAATCCTGCCATCATAGAAGCGGCTGCTAAAGACAACCAGATTGTAAGTCTTCCCCGCGGAGCCGCTCTTTCAGAAAAAAATCGTAATCTCCTGAAAGATAACGGAAAAGTACTCTACATCATGTCTGATTTCCTAACCTTGCTAAACGCTTCAGACAGATCAGAAGATGCACGCGAACAAATCTCTCTCATGCTCAACAGATTTGAGCCGAGCTTTATGAACGCAGCGCATCACATTGTCCGTTCAGATCAAAGTTATGAAGAAATTTTACAGGACGCTCTTGTAAAAATAGTGCTCTAA
- a CDS encoding AzlD domain-containing protein — MDQKIVLLIIVGMMVVTYGPRLLPVLTLSSRELSPVVTRWLGYVPTAVLSAMLVPSLLAPEGVINLGFDNIYLWVAVPTFALAMFTRNFFGTVAFGMGMVAAVRYFF; from the coding sequence ATGGATCAAAAAATAGTTTTACTTATAATTGTCGGTATGATGGTCGTGACTTACGGGCCGCGTCTGCTTCCTGTTCTGACCTTAAGTTCGAGAGAACTTTCACCCGTAGTTACGCGCTGGTTGGGATATGTACCGACTGCGGTACTGTCTGCAATGCTCGTCCCTTCGCTTTTAGCTCCCGAAGGAGTGATAAATTTAGGGTTCGACAATATATATTTGTGGGTTGCGGTCCCTACTTTTGCTCTGGCAATGTTCACACGAAATTTTTTCGGAACAGTTGCATTCGGTATGGGGATGGTCGCGGCGGTTCGGTACTTTTTTTAG
- a CDS encoding PLP-dependent aminotransferase family protein, translating to MTSQLGEDEYRYKKVEQEISKHIIAGDLVPGDKLPSLRQMSANLKVSISTVSHAYEELEKRGFIESRPRSGYFVRSEFRKISTPLVNTAQKLEPHTVTKNKLIQTALETVGNKNLLPLGVVCPSSELLPTKHLSKIMSAVIRENPDLSINYESISGNMQLRRQIAFRSVDCGSNLTAEDLMITTGAMEALYISLRSLTRPGDLVLIQSPTYYCFLQLVESLGLRAIEIPSCPKNGINTKKFSAAVKKFDLKACILSPNFNNPDGGLTPDHAKKEIVELLADKNIPLVEDDVYGDIYFGDTRPRTFKSFDCKGGVLLCSSFSKTIAPGYRVGWLAPGRYLEKAMEIKATTNVSCASPTQMAIARYLREAHFDRHLKKLRAAMKEQMNKMRSEIALSFPKGTKVTDPKGGSVLWVELPAGTDGIELFFKAREEGIGIIPGSVFSTRDAFSNYIRLSSGALWSDKIQKGLKRLGELATK from the coding sequence ATGACAAGTCAGCTTGGCGAAGACGAATACAGATACAAAAAGGTTGAGCAGGAAATATCCAAACATATCATTGCTGGAGATTTAGTTCCCGGAGACAAGCTTCCTTCTCTGAGACAGATGAGTGCAAACCTCAAAGTATCAATTTCAACGGTCAGCCATGCTTATGAAGAGCTGGAAAAAAGAGGATTCATAGAATCCCGCCCCAGATCAGGATATTTTGTACGCAGCGAATTTCGTAAAATTTCTACGCCGTTGGTTAACACAGCCCAAAAACTTGAACCGCACACCGTCACCAAAAATAAATTGATTCAAACCGCTCTTGAAACTGTAGGGAATAAAAATTTGTTACCGCTGGGTGTTGTCTGTCCCAGCAGTGAGCTGTTACCAACAAAACACCTCTCGAAAATAATGAGCGCTGTAATCAGAGAAAACCCGGATCTCTCAATAAATTACGAATCCATTTCCGGTAATATGCAACTGCGCAGACAGATTGCCTTCCGCTCGGTGGACTGCGGTTCCAATTTAACAGCCGAAGACCTGATGATCACCACCGGAGCAATGGAAGCGCTATATATATCCCTGCGCTCGCTCACCCGGCCCGGTGATTTGGTCCTTATTCAGTCGCCCACATATTATTGCTTCCTGCAACTGGTAGAAAGCCTTGGACTGCGAGCAATAGAAATACCTTCGTGCCCTAAAAACGGAATCAACACGAAAAAGTTCTCCGCGGCGGTTAAAAAATTCGACCTTAAAGCCTGCATTCTTTCACCCAATTTCAATAATCCTGATGGCGGCCTTACCCCCGACCATGCAAAAAAAGAAATAGTTGAACTGCTCGCTGATAAAAACATTCCGCTGGTTGAAGATGATGTTTACGGAGATATTTATTTCGGAGATACCAGACCGCGAACTTTCAAATCTTTTGATTGCAAGGGCGGAGTACTGCTTTGTTCATCTTTTTCCAAAACCATTGCCCCGGGATACCGTGTAGGCTGGCTGGCTCCGGGCCGTTATCTCGAGAAGGCCATGGAAATAAAAGCCACCACAAACGTATCCTGCGCCTCTCCTACTCAGATGGCTATAGCCAGATACCTGAGGGAAGCTCATTTTGACCGCCATCTCAAAAAATTACGCGCGGCCATGAAAGAACAAATGAATAAAATGCGCTCGGAGATAGCCTTATCATTCCCTAAAGGAACAAAGGTCACCGATCCGAAAGGAGGTTCTGTTCTATGGGTAGAACTTCCTGCCGGAACAGACGGCATAGAGCTTTTTTTCAAGGCCAGAGAAGAAGGAATCGGAATAATACCCGGCTCTGTATTTTCAACCCGCGATGCTTTTTCAAATTACATCAGACTTAGCAGCGGAGCTCTCTGGAGCGATAAAATTCAAAAAGGTCTTAAACGGTTAGGAGAACTTGCCACAAAGTAA
- a CDS encoding tetratricopeptide repeat protein yields MSGVKKPQKLSRRGFLFGGFRPKDDKEQIQSAAKPIAATEVDLDVLAAANVAYECKRYSEAADKYKDFIKSEPHNANARKRYGHSLYLCGKFIQAKVELERTIKILGEDNFSSLYLGLVFCRIGNGDKVLSVWKGYFNPEKIDVQREVNLQMALIESDPEFSLEEAADMVEKVLSESAA; encoded by the coding sequence ATGTCCGGAGTTAAAAAGCCTCAAAAGCTGTCCCGAAGGGGGTTTCTTTTCGGCGGATTCAGGCCCAAGGATGATAAGGAACAGATTCAGAGTGCGGCAAAGCCTATTGCTGCGACTGAAGTTGACCTTGATGTTCTTGCTGCCGCTAATGTTGCTTATGAATGCAAAAGGTATTCTGAAGCGGCAGATAAATATAAAGATTTTATTAAGTCAGAGCCTCATAACGCAAATGCCAGAAAAAGATACGGGCACAGTCTGTATCTGTGCGGAAAGTTTATTCAGGCGAAGGTGGAGCTTGAGCGGACTATTAAAATATTAGGTGAAGATAATTTTTCTTCACTATATTTAGGTTTAGTTTTCTGCCGTATCGGCAACGGGGATAAAGTTCTGTCTGTGTGGAAAGGATATTTTAATCCCGAAAAAATTGATGTGCAGCGCGAAGTCAATTTGCAGATGGCACTAATTGAAAGTGATCCTGAATTTTCGCTGGAAGAAGCCGCAGATATGGTTGAAAAAGTCTTAAGCGAAAGTGCTGCATAG
- a CDS encoding glycosyltransferase family 2 protein gives MRKAVLFKGDNEQMVNGKKVVMVMPAYNAASTLKRTLDELPGGVIDEILLVDDCSRDDTVSQAESLGLKIVAHTCNTGYGGNQKTCYNTALKMGADVVVMVHPDYQYTPLIISAMVSPIANGVFDCMLGSRILGTGARKGGMPFYKYVSNRFLTFFQNVMVGYHLSEYHTGYRAFSRELLEKIPYDVNSDDFIFDNQMLCQIIYAGYDIGEVTCPTRYMDDSSSISFKRSVKYGIGVLRCSVETALHRLGWMKSEFLKSVDFRKDR, from the coding sequence ATGCGTAAAGCTGTTTTATTCAAAGGAGATAATGAACAGATGGTTAATGGAAAAAAAGTTGTAATGGTAATGCCTGCTTATAACGCAGCATCAACATTAAAGAGAACCTTGGATGAATTGCCTGGCGGCGTTATTGATGAAATTTTGCTGGTAGACGATTGCAGCAGAGACGACACTGTTTCTCAGGCTGAAAGTCTTGGCCTTAAAATAGTTGCTCACACGTGTAATACTGGTTACGGCGGCAATCAGAAAACTTGTTATAACACCGCTCTTAAAATGGGTGCGGATGTTGTTGTTATGGTTCACCCGGATTACCAGTATACTCCGCTTATTATTTCAGCCATGGTTTCTCCCATTGCAAACGGTGTTTTCGACTGTATGCTGGGGTCACGTATTCTCGGAACCGGAGCGCGCAAGGGGGGAATGCCTTTTTATAAATATGTTTCAAATCGCTTTCTTACCTTTTTTCAGAATGTAATGGTCGGTTACCATCTCTCCGAATATCATACCGGCTATCGTGCTTTTTCCCGCGAACTGCTGGAAAAGATTCCGTACGATGTAAACAGTGATGACTTTATTTTTGATAATCAGATGCTTTGTCAGATTATTTACGCCGGTTACGATATCGGAGAAGTGACTTGTCCCACACGCTATATGGATGATTCTTCCTCCATAAGTTTTAAGCGTTCGGTTAAATACGGAATAGGAGTGCTCAGGTGTTCCGTTGAAACGGCTCTGCACAGGCTGGGCTGGATGAAAAGTGAGTTTCTTAAGTCTGTAGACTTTCGTAAGGACAGATAG
- the cbiQ gene encoding cobalt ECF transporter T component CbiQ — protein sequence MQHISEPFVSGESLIHASHPGFRVICALLFSLVGALVMTIPAAIMVFISGILFVFSARLPMFSLMKRLLYVNGFIFFLWLFLPFSRPGDPVFYVGPFTATAEGILYAAVITLKSNGIVLAVTSLISTMPVQLMGAGMQSVKFPDKLCRLFLFTWRYVHVMGEEYDKMKRAAIMRGFAPRNSMRTYRTYAWLLGMLLVRSWDRAQVVWQAMLCRGFTGKFYTLNVFQVRASDWCLLGMTVLFACASIVFELYKVEVFW from the coding sequence TTGCAACATATCAGTGAACCTTTTGTTTCAGGTGAATCTTTAATTCATGCTTCTCATCCCGGATTCCGGGTTATTTGTGCATTGCTTTTTTCCCTTGTCGGGGCATTGGTTATGACGATTCCTGCTGCGATAATGGTTTTTATCTCCGGTATTCTTTTCGTATTTTCTGCCCGTCTGCCCATGTTCAGCCTTATGAAACGTTTGCTTTATGTGAACGGATTTATTTTTTTCCTGTGGCTGTTTCTACCTTTCTCCCGTCCCGGCGATCCTGTTTTTTATGTGGGACCTTTCACAGCTACTGCCGAGGGCATCTTATATGCCGCAGTTATCACCTTGAAATCGAACGGGATTGTTCTGGCGGTCACATCACTTATTTCAACCATGCCTGTGCAGTTGATGGGGGCAGGTATGCAGTCTGTGAAGTTTCCAGATAAACTTTGTCGACTGTTTTTATTCACATGGCGATATGTGCACGTCATGGGTGAAGAGTATGACAAGATGAAGCGCGCTGCCATTATGCGCGGTTTTGCCCCGCGTAACAGCATGAGGACTTACCGCACCTATGCATGGCTTCTGGGGATGCTACTGGTGCGAAGCTGGGACAGGGCGCAGGTTGTATGGCAGGCAATGCTTTGCCGGGGATTTACCGGAAAATTTTATACTCTTAATGTTTTTCAAGTCAGGGCTTCTGATTGGTGTCTTTTGGGGATGACCGTTCTATTTGCATGTGCTTCTATTGTTTTTGAGCTGTATAAAGTTGAGGTGTTTTGGTGA
- a CDS encoding AzlC family ABC transporter permease yields the protein MESVMSSRKMRFNDVLMSAMKQALPIVLGYLPVGFAYGVLARKTGISVDNTVLMSLLVFAGSAQFIAVGLFASGASAISIIVTTFVVNLRHLLMSAALSPYLRKWSKLELVAFSFQLTDETFAVNSIRFGKGETGKSETYLINSISQLAWVGGTVLGVLSSSLIADIKPMGLDYALPAMFIALLIFQIKDRSHVIVGVITGLLSTALALGGAGQWNVIIATLIGASLGVALSWIKK from the coding sequence GTGGAATCCGTAATGAGTTCCCGTAAAATGAGATTTAATGATGTACTGATGTCGGCAATGAAGCAGGCTCTACCTATTGTGCTTGGCTATTTGCCCGTCGGGTTTGCTTATGGAGTTCTGGCCCGCAAGACTGGAATTTCGGTTGATAACACTGTGCTGATGTCCCTTTTGGTTTTTGCCGGTTCAGCACAGTTTATTGCGGTCGGGCTGTTTGCATCCGGCGCTTCAGCCATTTCTATTATAGTAACAACCTTTGTAGTTAATCTTAGACATCTCCTTATGTCGGCGGCTCTCTCTCCATACTTACGTAAGTGGAGTAAGCTGGAGCTGGTTGCATTCAGTTTTCAGCTTACCGATGAAACTTTTGCAGTGAATTCGATCAGATTCGGCAAAGGGGAGACTGGAAAAAGTGAAACTTATCTTATTAACAGTATTTCCCAGTTGGCTTGGGTTGGCGGGACTGTTCTGGGAGTTCTTTCAAGTTCGTTGATTGCCGACATTAAACCTATGGGGCTTGATTACGCGCTTCCAGCAATGTTTATTGCTTTGCTAATATTTCAGATTAAAGACAGAAGTCATGTCATAGTCGGGGTGATCACGGGGCTGCTTTCCACAGCACTTGCTCTTGGCGGAGCAGGGCAGTGGAATGTTATAATCGCAACGCTTATCGGCGCAAGTCTGGGAGTGGCATTGTCATGGATCAAAAAATAG
- a CDS encoding restriction endonuclease yields the protein MSERKRNPQQSIRAHCLWCMGGSSQLVRECLDESCALYRLRGPKSDEAERVCLRTIRRHCLACTVGDRQAIRACPEKECVLRPYRFGVHPRTIKRRRKRQVEKNHLMLPGM from the coding sequence TTGAGCGAGCGTAAAAGAAATCCTCAGCAGAGCATTCGAGCACACTGTTTGTGGTGCATGGGTGGAAGTTCTCAGCTTGTCAGAGAATGTCTGGACGAGAGTTGCGCACTTTATCGGCTCAGAGGACCTAAGTCCGATGAAGCTGAGCGAGTTTGTCTGCGTACAATAAGAAGGCATTGTCTTGCTTGCACTGTGGGAGACAGGCAGGCTATTCGAGCATGTCCTGAAAAGGAATGTGTTCTCCGTCCTTACCGGTTCGGGGTTCATCCCAGAACGATTAAGAGAAGGAGAAAAAGGCAGGTTGAGAAAAATCATCTGATGCTACCAGGTATGTAG
- a CDS encoding response regulator, producing the protein MKFLIADDNELHRELITKTIQNHGKCHIVSDGNEAVKAFTDSLKKNDFFSAIFIKSKIGSMDGPHALRKIREIEQKEGLELSKEIPIIMTVLDDEEQISETYLRGNSTSFIIKPLTKDKIVEEMTLFGLL; encoded by the coding sequence ATGAAATTTCTCATTGCAGACGACAATGAATTACACCGTGAGCTCATTACAAAAACAATACAGAATCACGGTAAATGTCATATTGTCAGTGATGGAAATGAAGCGGTTAAAGCTTTCACAGATTCTTTAAAAAAAAATGATTTTTTCAGCGCTATTTTTATAAAATCTAAAATAGGCTCAATGGACGGACCGCATGCTTTGCGTAAGATAAGAGAAATAGAACAAAAAGAAGGTTTAGAATTAAGCAAAGAAATTCCAATAATCATGACCGTTCTGGATGACGAAGAACAGATATCGGAAACATATCTGCGAGGAAACTCAACAAGCTTTATAATTAAGCCTCTCACTAAAGACAAGATTGTGGAAGAAATGACTCTTTTCGGCCTGCTTTAA
- a CDS encoding methyltransferase domain-containing protein, whose protein sequence is MSSIKKARTSAKKQRLYMTPNAEIKKIVEEVGQDIIWRPLYDFERNKLSGGVGHDIDGIDPEFTELDFTGKTVCDLGCNLGHFTFYAHERGAKEVVGYDMEPKVIKGAKKLAALYNIENVEFETCNFASEPATRTFDMGMLIDILGKINISNGFLIPILKGLESRSKSEMLLTFRPLYLVKRHFGMSEDEFLKLYPQAQIKNGFFSLLDFAQNFFAEKWKVTYLSKELPDDEQYKRTVHFIRKA, encoded by the coding sequence TTGAGTTCTATTAAAAAAGCACGCACCTCAGCTAAAAAACAGAGATTATATATGACTCCAAATGCCGAAATTAAAAAAATTGTAGAAGAAGTGGGACAGGACATAATCTGGAGACCTCTTTACGACTTTGAAAGAAACAAACTGAGCGGAGGAGTCGGGCATGATATTGACGGGATAGACCCTGAATTTACTGAGCTTGATTTCACAGGAAAAACAGTATGCGATCTAGGGTGCAACCTTGGACATTTCACTTTCTATGCACACGAGCGAGGCGCAAAAGAAGTCGTGGGTTACGATATGGAACCCAAGGTTATTAAGGGAGCAAAAAAACTCGCTGCTCTCTATAATATTGAAAATGTAGAATTTGAAACATGCAACTTCGCTTCCGAACCGGCTACGCGCACTTTTGATATGGGTATGCTTATCGACATTCTCGGCAAGATTAATATTTCAAATGGCTTTTTAATCCCCATACTCAAAGGGCTTGAAAGTAGAAGCAAGTCAGAAATGCTTTTAACTTTCCGCCCGTTGTATCTGGTGAAAAGACATTTCGGCATGTCTGAAGACGAATTTCTGAAACTGTACCCGCAGGCACAAATCAAAAACGGATTTTTCAGTCTGCTTGATTTCGCACAAAACTTTTTTGCCGAAAAATGGAAGGTAACTTATCTGTCAAAAGAACTTCCTGATGACGAACAATACAAACGCACGGTACATTTCATCCGTAAAGCGTAA